In the genome of Streptomyces sp. NBC_00190, one region contains:
- a CDS encoding RNA polymerase sigma factor has translation MARGNRGAFDELYRRTSPWLAVRLRRRCADEQIVAEVMQETYLAVWRAAGAFAGSAVGGTAVGWLWTIAARRLVDAFRRRAHHAEPPVAAAERALVPAAEDEALAKAVAGDVGDALRQLAPELRQVLQAMVLDGLSVRETAVLLRLPEGTVKTRARRARIAMREALA, from the coding sequence GTGGCCAGAGGTAACCGCGGGGCGTTCGACGAGTTGTACCGGCGTACGTCGCCGTGGCTGGCGGTGCGGCTGCGCCGCCGCTGCGCGGACGAGCAGATCGTCGCCGAGGTCATGCAGGAGACCTATCTGGCGGTGTGGCGCGCGGCCGGCGCGTTTGCCGGGAGTGCGGTCGGTGGGACGGCCGTCGGGTGGCTGTGGACGATCGCGGCGCGCCGCCTGGTCGACGCGTTCCGGCGCCGGGCCCACCACGCCGAACCGCCGGTCGCCGCCGCCGAGCGTGCGTTGGTTCCCGCGGCGGAGGACGAGGCGCTCGCCAAGGCCGTGGCCGGCGACGTCGGTGACGCGCTGCGGCAACTGGCGCCGGAACTTCGCCAGGTACTGCAGGCCATGGTGCTGGACGGGCTCTCCGTCCGGGAGACCGCCGTCCTGCTCAGACTGCCCGAAGGCACGGTTAAGACCCGCGCCCGCCGGGCCCGGATCGCGATGCGGGAGGCGCTGGCATGA
- a CDS encoding FAD-dependent oxidoreductase: MTTPVTIIGAGLGGLTLARVLHLHGIPATIYEAETSADARTQGGQLDLHEYNGQLALEAAGLTDEFRAIIHEGGEAVRVLDQHGAVLLDQPDDGTGGRPEVLRGDLRRILINSLPGEMIQWGHKVTGVRPLGDGRHELTFADGPTVTTGLLVGADGAWSRVRPLLSDAKPEYVGTSFIETYLYDADQRHPAAAKATGDGSLFAVTTGKGILGHREADAVLHTYVALTKPQEWIAAILASPETAAAQVAAEFTGWAPELTALITDGETALAPRPISALPIGHRWDRVPGVTLLGDAAHLMSPFAGEGANLAMLDGAELGKAIAAHSDDIEAALAEYEQALFARSARFAAESDKNHQLIFGDNAPAGLLNLLTGQEPTE, translated from the coding sequence ATGACCACTCCCGTCACGATCATCGGCGCCGGACTCGGCGGCCTGACCCTCGCCCGGGTCCTGCACCTGCACGGCATCCCCGCGACCATCTACGAAGCCGAGACATCGGCGGACGCCCGCACGCAGGGCGGTCAGCTCGACCTCCACGAGTACAACGGGCAGCTGGCCCTCGAAGCTGCCGGCCTCACCGACGAGTTCCGCGCGATCATCCACGAAGGCGGCGAGGCGGTGCGCGTGCTCGACCAGCACGGCGCGGTCCTGCTCGACCAGCCCGACGACGGCACGGGCGGGCGCCCCGAGGTGCTCCGCGGAGACCTACGTCGGATCCTGATCAACTCACTGCCCGGCGAGATGATCCAGTGGGGACACAAGGTCACCGGTGTCCGCCCCCTCGGAGACGGAAGGCACGAGCTGACGTTCGCCGACGGGCCGACCGTGACGACCGGCCTCCTCGTCGGCGCGGACGGCGCCTGGTCGAGGGTCCGGCCGCTGCTCTCCGACGCGAAGCCCGAGTACGTCGGCACGTCGTTCATCGAGACCTACCTGTACGACGCCGACCAGCGCCACCCCGCAGCGGCCAAGGCCACCGGCGACGGTTCCCTGTTCGCCGTCACGACCGGCAAGGGGATCCTTGGCCATCGAGAGGCCGACGCCGTTCTTCACACCTACGTCGCGCTCACCAAGCCGCAGGAATGGATCGCCGCCATCCTCGCCAGTCCCGAAACGGCGGCGGCCCAGGTCGCGGCAGAATTCACCGGATGGGCGCCTGAACTCACCGCACTCATCACTGACGGGGAAACCGCCCTCGCCCCGCGCCCGATCAGCGCCCTGCCGATCGGCCACCGGTGGGACCGCGTTCCCGGAGTGACGCTGCTGGGCGACGCCGCCCACCTCATGTCACCGTTCGCCGGGGAGGGCGCCAACCTCGCCATGCTCGACGGCGCCGAACTCGGCAAAGCCATCGCCGCACATTCCGACGACATCGAAGCCGCCCTTGCAGAGTACGAGCAGGCTCTCTTCGCCCGCAGCGCCCGGTTCGCCGCCGAATCCGACAAGAACCACCAGCTCATCTTCGGCGACAACGCCCCCGCCGGCCTGCTCAACCTGCTCACCGGCCAGGAACCGACCGAGTGA
- a CDS encoding zf-HC2 domain-containing protein: MSAEHSSHAWMRVIDDYARGDTEIAADTLWALESHMETCAMCRSRLSASVATEAPGIAVLVDTVRAGLAPQLDAAVRAPSRRYRPRWVPAWTTPVMVPWLAMTVTVTLLALLLAAAGAPAVAGAASPALLIAPVLPLCAVAAAWSRSLDPAHELTASTPRAGLPLLLRRTISALAVVLPALLVEGWLTGAMTAAQWLLPSLAFTSTALALGSVVGVTRAAAGLVVAWGIVIAAPAWGTGRVPIVLRPDQMPVWGVLLALGIGAVIARRRAYSAL; the protein is encoded by the coding sequence ATGAGCGCGGAACATTCGTCACATGCGTGGATGCGGGTGATCGACGACTACGCACGGGGTGACACGGAGATCGCCGCGGACACGCTGTGGGCGCTGGAGTCCCATATGGAGACGTGCGCGATGTGCCGCAGCCGCCTGTCGGCCTCCGTGGCCACCGAGGCGCCCGGCATCGCCGTGCTCGTCGACACCGTCCGGGCCGGGCTGGCGCCGCAGCTGGACGCAGCCGTCAGGGCGCCCTCGCGGCGGTACCGCCCGAGGTGGGTGCCGGCCTGGACGACCCCGGTCATGGTCCCGTGGCTGGCCATGACCGTCACCGTGACCCTGCTGGCGCTGCTGCTGGCGGCGGCCGGCGCGCCGGCGGTCGCCGGCGCCGCCTCGCCCGCGCTGCTGATCGCGCCCGTCCTGCCGCTGTGCGCTGTCGCCGCGGCGTGGTCGCGCAGCCTGGACCCGGCGCACGAACTGACAGCCTCCACACCCCGGGCCGGTCTGCCCCTGCTGCTCCGGCGCACCATCTCGGCACTCGCCGTGGTGCTGCCCGCGCTCTTGGTGGAGGGCTGGCTGACCGGAGCCATGACGGCCGCTCAGTGGTTGCTGCCCTCGCTGGCCTTCACCTCCACAGCCCTGGCATTGGGCAGCGTGGTCGGCGTGACCCGCGCCGCCGCCGGGCTGGTGGTCGCGTGGGGCATCGTCATCGCGGCACCCGCCTGGGGCACCGGCCGCGTCCCCATCGTCCTGCGGCCGGACCAAATGCCCGTGTGGGGAGTGCTTCTCGCGCTCGGCATCGGCGCCGTGATCGCCCGCAGGCGCGCGTACTCAGCGCTGTGA
- a CDS encoding ABC transporter ATP-binding protein — MTSTTSAAATAPKTYAWEIRATGLKVRAGRKKMAVDGLDLSLGTGVHGLLGPNGAGKTTLIRALATVLRPAAGELELLGDSVSGMGDHQALRRRIGYLPQEFGYYKRFTVREFVEYLAWLKEVPKADIPAAVQRAVERVGLADRADHRMKTLSGGMVRRAGIAQAIVNDPAVLLLDEPTAGLDPAQRLRFRELLQELGRDTCVIVSTHLVEDVAAACSDVVLFADGHLVFQGTPEDLAAAGGPGYPGDSPLERGYSALLRTNESQGGTW; from the coding sequence ATGACATCCACCACGAGCGCGGCTGCCACCGCGCCGAAGACCTACGCCTGGGAGATCCGGGCCACCGGCCTGAAGGTGCGGGCCGGACGCAAGAAGATGGCGGTCGACGGGCTCGACCTCTCGCTCGGCACCGGCGTCCACGGCCTGCTGGGGCCCAACGGAGCGGGCAAGACCACCCTGATCCGGGCCCTGGCCACCGTGCTGCGCCCCGCCGCGGGCGAACTGGAGCTGCTCGGCGACTCCGTGAGCGGGATGGGTGACCACCAGGCGCTGCGCCGCCGGATCGGATACCTGCCGCAGGAGTTCGGCTACTACAAGCGCTTCACGGTGCGCGAGTTCGTCGAGTACCTGGCCTGGCTGAAAGAGGTTCCCAAAGCGGACATCCCCGCGGCCGTCCAGCGGGCCGTGGAGCGGGTGGGCCTGGCGGACCGCGCCGACCATCGGATGAAGACCCTGTCCGGAGGCATGGTGCGGCGCGCCGGCATCGCCCAGGCCATCGTCAACGACCCCGCGGTGCTGCTGCTGGACGAGCCGACGGCCGGCCTGGACCCGGCGCAGCGGCTGCGCTTCCGCGAGCTACTGCAGGAACTGGGCCGCGACACTTGTGTGATCGTCTCCACCCACCTGGTCGAGGATGTCGCGGCCGCCTGCTCCGACGTGGTGCTCTTCGCCGACGGCCACCTCGTCTTCCAGGGCACGCCGGAGGACCTGGCCGCGGCGGGCGGCCCCGGGTACCCGGGCGACAGTCCCCTGGAGCGCGGCTACTCGGCGCTGCTCCGCACCAACGAGTCGCAGGGCGGTACCTGGTGA
- a CDS encoding DUF4235 domain-containing protein, with translation MVLGAVSGLAAGALFKQTWKIVGHDRDTPDATDEDRSWHEVLLAGSSRRHDARRPGRRPPARRPKACRSPAAAPS, from the coding sequence CTGGTCCTCGGCGCCGTCAGCGGCCTGGCTGCGGGAGCGTTGTTCAAGCAGACGTGGAAGATAGTCGGCCACGACAGGGACACTCCGGACGCCACTGACGAGGACCGCTCCTGGCACGAGGTGTTGCTCGCTGGCAGCAGTCGTCGCCACGATGCTCGTCGCCCGGGCCGTCGTCCTCCGGCAAGGCGACCGAAGGCTTGCCGCTCACCCGCGGCTGCGCCGTCTTGA
- a CDS encoding tetratricopeptide repeat protein: MQASPPARRGLAVGALTARAHGVRRADRVLGADHPDTLDSCNNLAVAYKSAGDLVRAVPLYERTLEDCERVLSPGHPATALVRVNLEQARSTQCFGVYWPSARG; this comes from the coding sequence GTGCAAGCGTCACCACCTGCTCGCCGAGGCCTCGCCGTCGGCGCGCTGACCGCCCGGGCCCACGGCGTACGCCGCGCGGACCGGGTGCTGGGTGCCGATCACCCCGACACGCTGGACTCCTGCAACAACCTCGCGGTCGCGTACAAGTCGGCGGGGGATCTGGTGCGGGCGGTGCCGCTGTACGAGCGCACCCTGGAGGACTGTGAGCGGGTACTGAGCCCAGGCCATCCGGCGACAGCGCTGGTTCGTGTGAACCTGGAACAAGCGCGATCCACGCAGTGTTTCGGCGTGTACTGGCCGAGCGCCCGGGGTTAG
- a CDS encoding M4 family metallopeptidase — MSRTRPINCIIPPYILDKLLESEDREVRQAALDTLLTTARLRGERAVRASLAGAAATAGNGRRTIFDCEQGVSLPNAVLVRPEDGPQSADPAANQAFDGLGLTRDFYKEVFQRNSIDDRGMRLDGYLHFDVQFNNAFWDGRQMVFGDGDGKEFSNLTGSLDVIAHELTHGVTENTSEFEYHNQPGALNESMSDVFGSLVKQWSLKQAAEDADWLIGADVWTPGIAGDALRSMKAPGQAYNNPQFGKDPQPDRMSKFIHLPDTRRGDFGGVHFNSGIPNKAFFLAAVGIGGFAWETAGVIWYESLKASSKQATFQDFADTTFQKAGDLFGVGSPEQSAVLTAWQGVEIQISGVPARLARARSLPVNGNGSLGRQDGLAALSKQIGELNAKVTGLAKEVATLKGAK; from the coding sequence ATGAGCAGGACCCGCCCGATCAACTGCATCATTCCCCCGTACATTCTCGACAAGCTCCTGGAGAGCGAAGACCGTGAGGTGCGCCAGGCCGCCTTGGACACCCTGCTGACCACTGCGCGCCTACGGGGCGAGCGAGCGGTCCGGGCGTCCCTCGCCGGTGCGGCCGCCACCGCCGGTAACGGCCGGCGCACCATCTTCGACTGCGAGCAGGGGGTGTCCCTCCCCAATGCGGTCCTGGTCAGGCCGGAAGACGGACCGCAGTCCGCAGACCCGGCCGCCAACCAGGCGTTCGACGGACTCGGCCTGACGCGCGATTTCTACAAGGAGGTGTTCCAGCGCAATTCGATCGATGACCGGGGGATGCGGCTGGACGGATACCTCCACTTCGACGTGCAATTCAACAACGCGTTCTGGGACGGACGTCAGATGGTCTTCGGCGACGGGGACGGTAAGGAGTTCAGCAACCTAACGGGATCGCTGGACGTGATCGCCCACGAGTTGACGCACGGGGTCACCGAGAACACCTCGGAATTCGAGTACCACAATCAGCCCGGGGCCCTGAACGAGTCGATGTCGGACGTCTTCGGGTCGCTGGTCAAGCAATGGTCACTGAAACAGGCGGCCGAGGACGCGGACTGGCTGATCGGGGCTGATGTGTGGACCCCGGGAATCGCCGGCGACGCCCTGCGATCGATGAAGGCGCCTGGGCAGGCATACAACAATCCGCAGTTCGGAAAAGACCCCCAGCCCGACCGTATGAGCAAATTCATCCACCTGCCCGACACCCGTAGAGGGGACTTCGGCGGGGTGCACTTCAACTCCGGTATTCCGAATAAGGCGTTCTTCCTGGCGGCCGTGGGCATCGGCGGATTCGCATGGGAGACTGCCGGGGTCATCTGGTATGAATCACTCAAAGCCTCCAGTAAGCAGGCCACTTTCCAGGATTTCGCGGACACCACCTTCCAGAAAGCCGGAGACCTGTTCGGCGTCGGAAGCCCCGAGCAGTCGGCGGTACTGACGGCGTGGCAGGGAGTGGAGATCCAGATCAGCGGGGTTCCTGCGAGGCTCGCCCGGGCACGGAGCTTGCCGGTCAACGGGAACGGCAGCCTGGGCCGCCAGGACGGCCTGGCCGCCCTGTCCAAGCAGATCGGGGAACTGAACGCCAAGGTGACCGGGCTGGCCAAGGAAGTGGCCACGTTGAAGGGGGCCAAGTGA
- a CDS encoding TetR/AcrR family transcriptional regulator C-terminal domain-containing protein — translation MNDAHTVVWNRPERAAKGPAPSRTRAEITAAAIAIADAEGIEALSMRRVAKELGTGTASLYRYLASKDDLLDLMLDAVAAEDGGPPAPTGDWRGDLRTLAYRSRATIHRHPWMTSLAAGRPSLGPNSLDATEHALAALDPLGFDIDVMITVVDTLLAFVRGYAIGELAQQEAVRRSGVGIQEWMDAHAPYLDKVVRAGRHPLLARVIRDAELPHAADSAERGFQLGLERLLDGWEANLPIRP, via the coding sequence ATGAACGACGCTCACACGGTGGTCTGGAACCGGCCGGAGCGGGCCGCGAAAGGCCCCGCACCCTCACGCACCCGGGCGGAGATCACCGCCGCCGCCATCGCGATCGCCGACGCCGAGGGCATCGAGGCACTGTCCATGCGGCGCGTCGCCAAGGAACTGGGAACGGGCACAGCCTCGCTCTACCGCTACCTGGCATCCAAAGACGACCTGCTCGATCTCATGCTCGACGCCGTAGCGGCCGAAGACGGCGGCCCGCCTGCCCCCACCGGCGACTGGCGCGGCGACTTGCGGACACTGGCCTATCGCTCCCGGGCCACCATCCACCGGCATCCCTGGATGACCTCCCTCGCGGCGGGGCGCCCATCACTTGGACCGAACTCCCTCGATGCCACCGAACACGCACTCGCGGCCCTCGATCCCCTCGGCTTCGACATCGACGTCATGATCACCGTCGTCGATACGCTGCTTGCCTTCGTCCGCGGCTACGCCATCGGCGAGCTCGCCCAGCAGGAAGCCGTCCGACGCTCCGGAGTCGGCATCCAGGAATGGATGGACGCCCACGCGCCCTACCTCGACAAAGTCGTCAGGGCCGGGCGCCATCCACTCCTCGCCCGGGTCATTCGTGATGCCGAACTTCCCCACGCGGCCGACAGCGCCGAGCGCGGTTTCCAACTGGGACTCGAACGACTCCTCGACGGATGGGAGGCCAACCTGCCCATCCGGCCCTGA
- a CDS encoding protealysin inhibitor emfourin, with the protein MKVTLESYGGLAAVIRRQPKVQDTAALPASAAAELTQLVAAAVAMPVEDQADRARDAMTYTITVEDGDHATVLEQSDAAMSAAFATLLTWLKKHFAQQDQP; encoded by the coding sequence ATGAAGGTGACTCTGGAGTCATACGGCGGGCTGGCGGCGGTAATCCGCCGCCAGCCCAAGGTGCAGGACACAGCGGCCCTGCCCGCGAGCGCCGCAGCAGAGCTGACCCAGCTGGTGGCGGCGGCCGTCGCGATGCCCGTGGAGGACCAGGCCGACCGTGCCAGGGATGCGATGACCTACACGATCACGGTGGAGGACGGTGACCACGCGACGGTCCTCGAGCAGTCGGACGCCGCCATGTCCGCGGCGTTCGCGACCTTGCTCACCTGGCTCAAGAAACACTTCGCGCAGCAGGACCAACCCTAG
- the rph gene encoding rifamycin-inactivating phosphotransferase produces MTDQYVLGLREIDASQGALVGGKAAHLGGLSRIEGIRVPDGFCVTTDAFRQVMAQAPSLDDPLDELSRVNPDDREAVRTLSAQVRRTIEDIAIPVDIATAITRVFSRSEEDAAYAVRSSATAEDLPTASFAGQQDTYLNVVGPAEILRHVSRCWASLFTERAVTYRRRNGIDHRTVRMAVVVQRMVFPDASGILFTADPVTGHRKVSTVDAGFGLGEALVSGLVNPDVFKVRDGEVVARTIAGKQMAVHALPTGGTREVAIDAQRQEEPALTDAQAVRLAQLGRRIEAHFGCPQDIEWCLVGDEFQVVQSRPITTLFPVPVPADGGDQENHVYVSVGHGQMMTDPMKPLGFSMWQLTAMVPMHEAGGRLFVDVTRRLAAPASRAALLDAMEKGDPLIKDALQTVLDRDDFVPSLPDPAPGGAGRGSSSGGGAPTPIATDTAVVSGLIERSRASISALEHGLREKTGPALFEYLLQEAFEEHRQVLSDPLSIQAIMAGMEATWWLNDKLLEWLGEKNAADTLTLSAPDNITSEMGLALLDVADVIRPLPEVVAFLQDVKDQDAHGQAFLDELPKFPGGTEARGAIEEYLDRYGMRCVGEIDITRPRWRESPATLLPAILDNVRNFEPGAAEQRFEQGRHKARQMEQDVLSRLRALPDGDRKAAETQGMIDRVRTFIGYREYPKYAIISRYFLYKQALLKEADRLVRAGVLSTAEDAFYLTFQELHDVVRSNRVDDQLVEQRKEAFRAYHALTPPRVLTSDGEALTGSYRRDDAPAGALIGVPVSAGTVEGRARVVLDIAQADLEAGDILVTPFTDPSWSPLFVGIAGLVTEVGGLMTHGAVIAREYGLPAVVGVDRATRLIRDGQRIRVHGTDGYIEILS; encoded by the coding sequence GTGACTGATCAGTACGTGCTGGGCCTCCGGGAAATCGATGCGTCGCAGGGCGCCCTCGTCGGCGGCAAGGCCGCGCATCTTGGCGGGCTGTCGCGGATCGAAGGCATCCGCGTCCCGGACGGCTTCTGCGTGACGACCGACGCCTTCCGGCAGGTCATGGCGCAAGCACCGTCGCTCGACGACCCGCTCGATGAGCTGTCGCGCGTGAACCCTGACGACCGCGAGGCAGTCCGCACGCTCAGCGCGCAGGTCCGCCGCACCATCGAGGACATCGCCATCCCCGTCGACATCGCGACGGCGATCACCCGCGTATTCTCCCGGTCCGAGGAGGATGCCGCCTACGCCGTCCGGTCCAGCGCGACGGCGGAGGACCTGCCGACGGCCTCGTTCGCCGGGCAGCAGGACACGTACCTGAACGTGGTGGGGCCGGCGGAGATCCTTCGGCACGTCAGCCGGTGCTGGGCCTCGCTGTTCACCGAGCGGGCCGTGACCTACCGCCGGCGCAACGGCATCGACCACCGGACGGTCCGCATGGCCGTGGTGGTACAGCGGATGGTCTTCCCGGATGCCTCCGGCATCCTGTTCACGGCCGATCCCGTCACGGGCCACCGGAAGGTCTCCACGGTGGACGCCGGATTCGGCCTCGGTGAGGCCCTGGTCTCCGGCCTGGTGAACCCGGACGTCTTCAAGGTGCGGGACGGCGAGGTCGTCGCCAGGACGATCGCTGGCAAACAGATGGCCGTTCACGCCCTGCCGACCGGCGGTACGCGGGAAGTGGCGATCGACGCCCAGCGGCAGGAGGAGCCTGCGCTGACCGATGCGCAGGCCGTACGGCTCGCGCAGCTCGGGCGGCGTATCGAAGCGCACTTCGGCTGCCCGCAGGACATCGAGTGGTGCCTGGTCGGCGATGAGTTCCAGGTCGTCCAGAGCCGGCCGATCACCACGCTGTTCCCCGTCCCCGTCCCCGCCGACGGTGGCGACCAGGAGAATCACGTCTACGTCTCCGTTGGCCACGGGCAGATGATGACCGACCCCATGAAGCCCTTGGGCTTCTCCATGTGGCAGCTCACGGCCATGGTCCCGATGCACGAGGCCGGCGGGCGGCTGTTCGTCGACGTCACCCGGCGCTTGGCCGCACCCGCGAGCCGCGCCGCCCTGCTGGACGCCATGGAGAAGGGCGATCCGCTGATCAAGGACGCTCTGCAGACCGTCCTCGACCGGGACGATTTCGTACCGTCCCTCCCGGACCCCGCTCCCGGCGGGGCCGGCCGTGGCAGCAGCAGTGGCGGTGGCGCGCCCACCCCCATCGCCACCGATACGGCCGTCGTCAGCGGGCTGATCGAGCGCAGCCGGGCATCCATCTCCGCCCTGGAGCACGGCCTCCGGGAGAAGACCGGTCCCGCGCTGTTCGAGTACCTCCTGCAAGAGGCCTTCGAGGAGCACCGGCAGGTCCTCAGTGATCCGCTGAGCATCCAGGCGATCATGGCGGGGATGGAGGCCACATGGTGGCTCAACGACAAGCTGCTCGAATGGCTCGGCGAGAAGAACGCGGCCGACACGCTCACCCTGTCCGCCCCCGACAACATCACGTCGGAGATGGGGCTGGCGCTGCTCGACGTCGCGGACGTGATCCGCCCGCTGCCCGAGGTGGTGGCGTTCCTCCAGGACGTCAAGGACCAGGACGCCCACGGCCAGGCCTTCCTGGACGAACTGCCCAAGTTTCCGGGCGGGACCGAAGCGCGCGGCGCCATTGAGGAGTACCTCGACCGCTACGGCATGCGCTGCGTCGGCGAGATCGACATCACGAGGCCGCGTTGGCGCGAGAGCCCGGCCACGCTCTTGCCCGCGATCCTCGACAACGTACGGAACTTCGAGCCGGGCGCAGCCGAGCAGCGTTTCGAGCAGGGGCGTCACAAGGCCCGGCAAATGGAGCAGGACGTGCTGTCGCGCCTGCGCGCCCTGCCCGACGGGGACCGCAAGGCCGCCGAGACGCAGGGGATGATCGACCGGGTCAGGACCTTCATCGGGTACCGGGAGTACCCGAAGTACGCCATCATCAGCCGCTACTTCCTCTACAAGCAGGCCCTGTTGAAGGAAGCCGACCGCCTCGTACGGGCCGGCGTCCTCTCCACGGCGGAGGACGCCTTCTACCTCACGTTCCAAGAACTCCACGACGTGGTGCGCTCGAACCGGGTGGACGACCAGCTCGTCGAGCAGCGCAAGGAAGCGTTCCGCGCCTATCACGCGCTCACCCCGCCCCGGGTCCTCACCTCGGACGGCGAGGCACTCACCGGGTCGTACCGGCGCGACGACGCCCCGGCCGGCGCCCTGATCGGAGTACCGGTTTCCGCCGGGACGGTCGAGGGACGGGCCCGCGTGGTCCTCGACATCGCACAGGCCGATCTCGAAGCGGGCGACATCCTGGTCACGCCCTTCACGGACCCCAGCTGGTCGCCGCTGTTCGTCGGGATCGCCGGCCTGGTGACGGAGGTGGGCGGTCTGATGACGCACGGAGCGGTGATCGCCCGAGAGTACGGGCTGCCCGCCGTCGTGGGCGTGGACCGGGCCACCCGTCTCATCCGGGACGGCCAGCGGATCCGCGTCCACGGAACCGACGGCTACATCGAGATCCTCTCCTGA
- a CDS encoding SDR family oxidoreductase: protein MIVVTGATGNVGRPLTQALAETGEQVTAVSRHAAAVPDGVRHVSADLAEPHGLAAVLKGAKALFLLLSGDLHAAEARPADVIDLAVASGVRRVVLLSSQGVATRPLGPSRIAMRAVEDALRESGLDWAVLRPGGFASNALAWAESVRTQGTVAAPFGDVGVPVVDPADIAEVAAACLLDDRHTGGVFELTGPEVITPRQQAEAIAAALGAPVRFHELTREEAKAAMTRFVPPELADDTLDIIAAPNAAELRISPDVERVLGRGPRPFNGWVARSITAFR from the coding sequence ATGATTGTGGTGACCGGGGCTACCGGGAATGTGGGCCGGCCTTTGACGCAGGCCCTGGCCGAGACGGGCGAGCAGGTGACGGCGGTGTCGCGGCACGCGGCGGCGGTGCCGGACGGGGTCCGGCACGTGTCGGCCGACTTGGCCGAGCCGCATGGTCTCGCCGCCGTGTTGAAGGGTGCGAAGGCGCTGTTCCTCCTGCTGTCCGGCGACCTGCACGCCGCCGAAGCCAGGCCGGCCGACGTGATCGACCTGGCTGTGGCCAGCGGGGTCCGCCGGGTCGTCCTGCTGTCTTCGCAGGGCGTGGCTACCAGGCCGCTCGGCCCGTCGCGGATCGCGATGCGTGCGGTGGAGGACGCGTTGAGGGAGTCCGGCCTGGACTGGGCTGTCCTGCGACCGGGTGGCTTCGCCTCCAATGCATTGGCCTGGGCGGAGTCCGTGCGCACGCAAGGGACGGTCGCCGCGCCCTTCGGCGATGTCGGGGTTCCGGTCGTAGATCCGGCGGACATCGCCGAGGTCGCGGCAGCCTGCCTGCTGGACGACCGGCATACCGGCGGAGTCTTCGAGCTGACCGGACCCGAGGTGATCACGCCGCGCCAGCAGGCGGAAGCCATCGCCGCCGCGCTCGGAGCGCCGGTGCGGTTCCACGAACTCACCCGCGAGGAGGCCAAGGCTGCGATGACCCGGTTCGTTCCGCCGGAGCTCGCCGACGACACCCTGGACATCATCGCCGCCCCGAACGCCGCCGAACTGCGGATCAGCCCGGACGTGGAACGGGTCCTCGGCCGCGGCCCGCGCCCCTTCAACGGCTGGGTCGCCCGTAGCATCACTGCTTTTCGCTGA
- a CDS encoding winged helix-turn-helix transcriptional regulator, producing the protein MKEGAQLTQAEAGKPYEVFHTDCPARNVVDHVTSRWGIWVLISLRSNSLRFYELRDSIQGISEKMLAQTLRALVQDGLVWREVEPTTPPQVTYGATEFGQDVAEPLTDLFDRITRRLPPGQRPPRSG; encoded by the coding sequence ATGAAGGAAGGCGCGCAGCTGACGCAGGCCGAGGCGGGCAAACCGTATGAGGTGTTTCACACCGACTGCCCCGCCCGCAACGTGGTCGACCACGTGACCAGCAGGTGGGGAATCTGGGTTCTGATCTCCTTGCGGAGCAACAGCCTTCGTTTTTACGAGCTGCGCGACAGCATTCAGGGCATCAGCGAGAAGATGCTCGCTCAAACACTGCGCGCACTGGTCCAGGACGGCCTCGTCTGGCGGGAGGTCGAGCCGACGACGCCACCCCAAGTCACCTACGGGGCGACCGAGTTCGGCCAGGACGTCGCTGAGCCCCTGACGGACTTGTTCGACCGGATCACCCGGCGGCTGCCGCCCGGCCAACGTCCGCCGCGGAGCGGCTGA